A section of the Oncorhynchus masou masou isolate Uvic2021 unplaced genomic scaffold, UVic_Omas_1.1 unplaced_scaffold_728, whole genome shotgun sequence genome encodes:
- the LOC135537227 gene encoding replication factor C subunit 1-like, whose product MDIRRFFVSSKPAAQKPSQDGTLHTEKESTKKKKKKSGSTDAEVKKKKTATKITSTKVEKKKKQDNDKKRKRRAVIESDSEEEVVEQKQKAQKPNPRLPPAPLPPAKKDPVQYVSETDSDSDNFLSLKKPQGNGVTKPGKARPGTKESHRSPPKPTLAPATGKGGIKKSPPAPVTPKSAPPQTKHTPTSVLDYFGSGSVQRSDRKLVASTKRKTVFTPHYITGYNVQNKT is encoded by the exons ATG GACATCAGGCGGTTCTTTGTATCAAGCAAACCCGCAGCACAGAAACCATCTCAGGATGGAACCCTCCACACAGAGAAGGAGTccacgaagaagaagaagaagaaatccGGCTCAACAGACGCTGAAGTGAAGAAGAAGAAAACTGCCACCAAG ATCACCAGCACCAaggtggagaagaagaagaagcaggacAATGATAAAAAGAGAAAGAGGCGTGCTGTCATTGAGTCAG ACTCTGAGGAGGAGGTAGTGGAGCAGAAGCAGAAGGCCCAGAAACCAAACCCTCGTCTTCCTCcggctcctcttcctcctgccaAGAAAGACCCGGTGCAGTACGTCTCTGAGACAG atTCAGACAGTGATAACTTCCTGTCTCTGAAGAAGCCCCAGGGTAATGGAGTGACCAAACCAGGGAAGGCCCGTCCCGGGACCAAAGAGAGCCACAGGTCCCCCCCGAAACCCACCCTTGCTCCCGCCACAGGGAAAGGAGGGATAAAGAAGTCTCCTCCAGCCCCCGTCACCCCTAAATCAGCGCCCCCGCAGACCAAACACACCCCCACCTCTGTCCTGGACTACTTTGGCAGTGGGAGTGTCCAGCGCTCGGACAGGAAACTGGTGGCCAGTACCAAGAGGAAGACT GTATTTACcccccactacatcactggttATAATGTACAGAACAAGACATGA